One region of Nycticebus coucang isolate mNycCou1 chromosome 10, mNycCou1.pri, whole genome shotgun sequence genomic DNA includes:
- the ZNF444 gene encoding zinc finger protein 444 isoform X1, with amino-acid sequence MEVAALPVKQEALAEGLMLDSPWHRFRHFHLGDAPGPREALGLLRALCRDWLRPEVHTKEQMLELLVLEQFLSALPADTQAWVCSRQPQSGEEAVALLEELWGPATSPDQSSAMRPPRDMAEGSGVSVGKEESEMIPLAGNTAPGAEVPASATGDSQATRPYKQEPGSPPLPPLAPGLPSFLAAPSTTSCPECGKTSLKPAHLLRHRQSHSGEKPHACPECGKTFRRKEHLRRHRGTHPGGSGPALRPLPAREKPHACCECGKTFYWREHLVRHRKTHSGARPFACWECGKGFGRREHVLRHQRIHGRAAASTQGAVAPGPEGGGPFPPWPLG; translated from the exons ATGGAGGTTGCTGCACTGCCTGTGAAGCAGGAGGCCCTGGCCGAGGGCTTGATGCTGGACTCGCCGTGGCACCGCTTCCGCCACTTCCACCTGGGCGATGCACCTGGGCCCCGTGAGGCACTGGGGCTGCTGCGTGCCCTATGCCGGGACTGGCTGCGGCCTGAGGTGCACACTAAGGAGCAGATGCTGGAGCTGCTGGTGCTGGAGCAGTTCCTGAGTGCACTACCTGCAGACACGCAGGCGTGGGTGTGCAGCCGGCAGCCGCAGAGCGGAGAAGAGGCAGTGGCCTTGTTGGAGGAGCTCTGG GGACCAGCGACTTCCCCAGATCAGTCTTCAGCAATGAGGCCACCTCGGGATATGGCAGAAGGCTCTGGGGTCAGCGTTGGaaaggaagagagtgagatgATTCCCCTTG CAGGAAACACTGCCCCCGGGGCTGAGGTGCCAGCATCGGCGACTGGGGACTCCCAGGCCACGCGCCCCTATAAGCAGGAGCCTGGCAGTCCCCCGCTGCCCCCGCTGGCTCCTGGCCTGCCCAGCTTCCTGGCAGCCCCCAGCACGACCTCTTGCCCGGAGTGTGGGAAGACATCCCTGAAGCCAGCCCACTTGCTGCGCCACCGGCAGAGCCATTCTGGTGAGAAGCCGCATGCCTGCCCCGAGTGCGGCAAGACCTTCCGGCGCAAGGAGCACCTGCGGCGCCACCGGGGCACGCACCCTGGCGGCTCTGGGCCGGCCCTGCGCCCGCTGCCGGCGCGTGAGAAGCCCCATGCGTGCTGCGAGTGCGGCAAGACCTTCTACTGGCGCGAGCATCTTGTGCGCCACCGCAAGACACACTCGGGTGCACGGCCCTTTGCCTGCTGGGAGTGTGGCAAGGGTTTTGGGCGCCGCGAGCACGTGCTGCGCCACCAGCGTATCCACGGCCGGGCTGCAGCCAGCACGCAGGGGGCAGTGGCGCCAGGCCCCGAGGGTGGGGGCcccttcccaccttggcctttggGGTAG
- the ZNF444 gene encoding zinc finger protein 444 isoform X2, giving the protein MEVAALPVKQEALAEGLMLDSPWHRFRHFHLGDAPGPREALGLLRALCRDWLRPEVHTKEQMLELLVLEQFLSALPADTQAWVCSRQPQSGEEAVALLEELWGPATSPDQSSAMRPPRDMAEGSGVSVGKEESEMIPLGNTAPGAEVPASATGDSQATRPYKQEPGSPPLPPLAPGLPSFLAAPSTTSCPECGKTSLKPAHLLRHRQSHSGEKPHACPECGKTFRRKEHLRRHRGTHPGGSGPALRPLPAREKPHACCECGKTFYWREHLVRHRKTHSGARPFACWECGKGFGRREHVLRHQRIHGRAAASTQGAVAPGPEGGGPFPPWPLG; this is encoded by the exons ATGGAGGTTGCTGCACTGCCTGTGAAGCAGGAGGCCCTGGCCGAGGGCTTGATGCTGGACTCGCCGTGGCACCGCTTCCGCCACTTCCACCTGGGCGATGCACCTGGGCCCCGTGAGGCACTGGGGCTGCTGCGTGCCCTATGCCGGGACTGGCTGCGGCCTGAGGTGCACACTAAGGAGCAGATGCTGGAGCTGCTGGTGCTGGAGCAGTTCCTGAGTGCACTACCTGCAGACACGCAGGCGTGGGTGTGCAGCCGGCAGCCGCAGAGCGGAGAAGAGGCAGTGGCCTTGTTGGAGGAGCTCTGG GGACCAGCGACTTCCCCAGATCAGTCTTCAGCAATGAGGCCACCTCGGGATATGGCAGAAGGCTCTGGGGTCAGCGTTGGaaaggaagagagtgagatgATTCCCCTTG GAAACACTGCCCCCGGGGCTGAGGTGCCAGCATCGGCGACTGGGGACTCCCAGGCCACGCGCCCCTATAAGCAGGAGCCTGGCAGTCCCCCGCTGCCCCCGCTGGCTCCTGGCCTGCCCAGCTTCCTGGCAGCCCCCAGCACGACCTCTTGCCCGGAGTGTGGGAAGACATCCCTGAAGCCAGCCCACTTGCTGCGCCACCGGCAGAGCCATTCTGGTGAGAAGCCGCATGCCTGCCCCGAGTGCGGCAAGACCTTCCGGCGCAAGGAGCACCTGCGGCGCCACCGGGGCACGCACCCTGGCGGCTCTGGGCCGGCCCTGCGCCCGCTGCCGGCGCGTGAGAAGCCCCATGCGTGCTGCGAGTGCGGCAAGACCTTCTACTGGCGCGAGCATCTTGTGCGCCACCGCAAGACACACTCGGGTGCACGGCCCTTTGCCTGCTGGGAGTGTGGCAAGGGTTTTGGGCGCCGCGAGCACGTGCTGCGCCACCAGCGTATCCACGGCCGGGCTGCAGCCAGCACGCAGGGGGCAGTGGCGCCAGGCCCCGAGGGTGGGGGCcccttcccaccttggcctttggGGTAG